Sequence from the Zeugodacus cucurbitae isolate PBARC_wt_2022May chromosome 5, idZeuCucr1.2, whole genome shotgun sequence genome:
AGATTGTGGACGACCTACTTTGGTATATGTAGTTGTGACTGTTGATTTCAatacaagaaaacaaaaacaaaattgttttgcaaaaaagtattgccccaaaattgtatgcaaaaaaGCTTAAGTGTGACCTTAAAGTGAAAATCTCAtagcattaaaatttaaaactaaaaaataataattgtttttccGACAATTTGCGACGTTTAagtgattattttttaattaaaaacatatgtttAGTTATccaaagaatttattttaacagTTGTTATTTACAGCTGCGAAAAAACaactattgaattaaaaaaaaaactaatgaaTTGCACATAATgcattttaattatgtaattcTCGTAAGTTtagcatataaacatatacagcAGAATATTGCTTGaacaaaaacatattatttacgATTTATAGCAAAGAATTGCTAGCAAACTGAAGCTATAATTTACATTAGCATTTTAATTAGCATATAAGCCCTACCGACAGCGCATTAAACCACAACTGTATATGAAAAGCAAGCTATTAAAAACAGTAttccaattaaaaacataacttCCGAAAAaacaacagctaataatgtaaCGGGAATTGCCAATTTAGACAGCTATATACGTATTggcaaaagaaaaatcaaactccaagaaaaactttgaatataagtaaaattattggaaaaaattgCGCTGCATACCAAAATTTCATTGATTtgagtttttaaacaaaaaacaatacatGTTCGAAAATTCAAACATATTTCGAAAATGCACATTTgccgcaaaaatattaaaatagacaGCTAGCAAttataaaaacttatatttaGACATATAACATGCAGCCaagtgaatttcgaaatttcgaacaagcataaaattactaaaaggtaatcaaaaaaatataaataataattgtattaaacaaaaaacaaacttaCATAAGTGCGTAATATATATAAGCAACATTTTGCAACGTATTTTTGTCGAATTTTTACAGCAACCACtaaatttcttcgaaaaaatttgttttataatattaacttaaacatttttgttattacttTAGTTATTTGTTATTGATTAGACTTGTATTTACGAATTTTCAAAGTCAAAGCTTACGAAACTATTAATTTGTATGACTTAATTCCTTCGCATTAatcaaaaatttgcgaaaaaaatatgatCAACTTTCtttaagcaattttttgttattttttataacaatacgAATTTGGCAACTCCTTAcagttattcaaaaaaattaatgtattcaATTACGAAGGCTGTTAGCTAGTAATATAAGTTTTTTAAGgaatttgtaaaaacatttcaatatattttgtttaattttaggcTTTTTTTCGTACaaaatttatctttttatttacaaaaaatattggtttatccaaaaaattatttgaaaaatctgtAGAATAATGAAATACTCAATAATTGGcactttttgataaaaaataataatttcgaattttcgaatatGCTTGTAAAATGTAACTTTATAGTAGGGCAAGCTTTAAAAACTGCCTACTAACATAAATTAACGCTTTTTAGGCATTCGAAAttaacttcgaaaattcgaacattaataaaaatatgtcaaaaactaattaaatatcATATAAACACGAAGAATTTTGTTAAAAGCTACATATTTTggttatagaaatatttttgtgctcATAAAAAGCAATTGTTATGCTCTTTTTATTGCTACAGCCATGTACAAcaacgatttttgtttttattataacacATATTAAGTAGTACGGGGTCATAAAAAATACACAGAAGCTacaattaattagtttaaaagctGTCAACATTATTTTTGCTCTAAGATAAACTTAGCTATgtaatgtatattatttaattttattgtttcagcTCAGTATGTCAATCTAAGTAATTTCGCAAATAAGTAAGATTATTAGTTAGTATTAAACAATATTAGTTTTTTAGTTGTTGCTAGTTATTTTGCATTCCATGGCTTGAAAAGTAAAACTCTTAATGATTATATTATAAGTTTATGCAttgaaattgtatacaaaatttagtaGGAAGTGAATATTGTAAGCAtagaattacatatgtatttacataaatgaaatatgtaaatttagttgTAGCGTTTCTCATCTATATACAGACAGATACCCATTGGCACATAAttatatacactcatacatacataacccCGCCTAATTGTACTCATGTTTAAATTGAAAAGCCTGAagctaaaatttataaatattcgaACTGATATCTAAACtgtaatacaatattttatacaaaaacaaaaatgtctcaataaataaataaatatgtacgtacatatgtatatgaaaagtatgtaaataaattaggaATGTTTATCAGTCGTCGCTAGTAATGATGCTAACAAATGAGGGgtgttcgaaaatatttcgaacatgttcaaaattaaaaaaattcgttTTATTCGAACTTCGAAAAGAAATGTTTGTTAGAAGATGCTTATAAGccgcaaatttcaaaatttattttttcagttgagcgctttttaatgtaaaatgaattaaaaaacaatgttttttatggaaaaattattaaataaaaaatttcgaaatttttttttcaaaatatgaaaattgaggAATGTGAAAGAATGTGAGAATATCGAGTTATGtgctttttatgttaattttcttaaaaatgttaattttttgttaaaagaaattgaaaattttaaaatttcgaaaaatgtttacgcattctaaaaatattaattttgagttACGCGCTTTTTAACGTTTAATAGCTGTATCTAAGCACTAAATGACTTGCAAttccacaaaaaatcaaaacaaaccgCCTTAATGTATGTActcctcacacacacatacaaatctaaataaaatttgatgctagaaataacaaaaaacaacaacaactgcaacatatTGACGTCGTTCATTTTAATCAACACTCTTAAACGGATCTGCATTcaacagaacaacaacaacaaatttcaaatacaaaaattaattgtttaacaataactttatacaaatgtatgagcgtgtgtgtgtgtgtgcagcatTGTGATCTGCTCTACTCGGCATGTTGGCAGCGCGACTGGCTTGCCggttaagatttaataaatatagcGCTTGGGTCCAAAGTTCGCATAAACAGCAAACGAGTCACATACGCCAGCGGcgagtagaaaaaaatatgagcaaaacaaaattccaaaaaaataaaataaatgaaaaaatgtgcAGGGGGGTAaggcataaacaacaacaaccaagaaaattgtagtacaattgaaattattgaGTAAACAGTAATAGTCAGACGATAAATAATATAGACGGTCACTGTATTATAGTGAATATCGTATTAAGAGTCGGTGTCAACTTATTAGTATCCACTTATGTCTGGAGTAGGGGCGTTAATTAGCGGCAATAAGTTGGGGAAAAAtgcatgtttatttatttatttacatatatacatacgatataatatatatatgtactagttatttatttataaaggtatggaggataaaataaaataaatcatattttaatgtatgtaaaaaaaaggaaaataaaataaaatactgatatagaaaattaaataaaatttaagaagaataaataaaataaaattaaaaaaaaaataatataaaattaaataaaatagtataaattattttaataaatttagataaaataataaaaataaataataaaaaataaaaaacggaaaatttcattaaaaaataaataaaatttaaacaattaaaaataaaataacaaaaaacaaatttatgatgatataaaaatacaaaattaaatttaaataataaaaaatagtaaaaaatattaaacaataaaaaaaataataattatattaaaaataaaatattgtaaaaaaataaataaaactaacaaaTCGATTAAGCAtgatcaaataaaattataacaaattaaaaattttataaaaaataaatgaaattagtccaaaaatttataattgtaatCAATAAAACATTAacaatttaatcaaataaaaaataattaattaataaagagAATTAACAAACAtcaattgagaaaaaattgatgaaattagtttaaaatattttaaataattaaacatttcattcaattattcaactttaattctaaattattttaaaaatatgtaaaaaatatagaaatatttatataggattaattaaaaattaattaaaatataataatttaaatattattatagattaagttaatatattaatattattattatataaagaaaatttagtttagtaaaaaacatttataataatatattttatttaattaattattaaaaatatatttatttaataaaaaaaaaaatatatattttttttatattttaaatatattttatttataaaatttagtgacagaaatttgttaagttttcaaaaattaaaagaagaatgaaatttatttataataataattatttttgcataaaacatatgcttgtatgtacatatatatgtgcaagTATTATCTCACAACTTttttcatacaacaacaattaaaaacaaattaaaaaatatttgaggcaattaaaatcaattgacgcttttaaaatattttcgtaaatattttgtgataagAAATTGCTAGAGGAATCAAatgagaaacaaataaaaaaacatgaatACCAAAGTGTCCGCAAAAAatgcgaattttttttttaaataataaaatctgcatgagaatattaaaaaatatgtattttttcttatttttcagcTATTTTTAGTATGAAATAATTTCAGAGATGACTTcttgataaaatataatatatttatacttatagGGCGTTCCAGAAAGAAAACAATTGAAttctatattttgtaaaattagttTTAGAAATTAGGTCGCTAAattattgtataaattttatttatttataataaacaatttgtataataaagaagctgagtattttttttaattttgaaatatttgtaatatttaaagttttttaaataattatttttttttatatgtatattatatattttttatgaaaaattatgaatattttaaatttaaataaaaaatttaaaatttttttatgaaaaactcaTAGTTTCTTCTattcttttgacatttttagtAAATTGTCGTCAAATCTAACTCAAAACTAATCATAAAAGCTcaagtttcaaatcaaataACGTTTGAGTCCTCGATCtcatattaatttaatacaccCTGTGTTTTAAatcattgaaaaattgaaaatttgatattCTAAAGCAAATCAActcaaaacattaattttataaacatcAATAAATGTATAGATATAGCTAAATATATACTAAACAGCCATGAAATAATGTATTCAAATCAAATGATGTTCAAGATTAAAATATGCTAGATACCgatctcaaaaaaattaaaaaaaaaaataaattattaaatataaaatgtattactGAATAATTAGTTTAAGAAGTCGATGTCTAAAccgaataaatgttttattattagatataaatgtaattttgaaaaaaagaagccaaaaatataagtcaaattaaattaaaaaaatgggaaattaaaaaataaatatagaatacATGAATTGGTAGAaatgacaaaataaataaatatttagtagtaATTTAGACTTAATAGCATAAGTATACgaattttgccaaaaataaaaacaaaaaaatataattttaagaaaaaaaaatattgccccTCCAATTAGCTATTATGCTATAgttagtgtgtgtgtaaaaaaatatggaataatTCGTAGATATAGAACTCtaaattatgtataatatttataacaattaaaaaaaaattaaattaaattaagaaaattataatgaaaatgaaaaaataagaaaaccataaatttagaaaaatatttttgatataaaaataaaaaataattaatgtaaataaagattaaaacaaaaaaaattattatacattaataaaacataattaataataatatacaatcaatataaataataaaaattaaaagtttaaacaaatcaaacaaatatataataaataaaaaaatatatgtattaaaaaaataataaaaaaatacttttttaaatatatcctattaaaaaaaatatatatttttatttaaagctaaattattatttttgtataaaaataaaaaaaaacacatttaaagattatataataaaaagaaaaatataaaaatattttaactaaacaaataaaaaatattttttttataaatcatttaattattatattaataaaaaattaaaaaaaaaatattaaaaaataaaaatattattaattatttaaaaaaacttataataaataattttaaatatgaaaagttgtatatattcgaattattcatacatattagacatacatatgtaaatatatatcacTTGTAGCATCATtcctaataaataataaaccaaaataaatattataaacttaaatacataataatttataattttaaaattatctaaGATAAATAATACATGCTCGTaactaatgaaaaaaatattcaaaaaatgaaatgtataaaatatttatgtttgtgctTTATATATAAACGCATAGAGACAAattttagagaaaaaataaattttcgtatatgcaaaaaaaatttaaattttacttttcttctaaaaaaaagtaatattacgAAATTGTTGTCGATTTTGTAGAGACAAGAAACATTTCTCAAATAACTTTATGGAATATTGCTACTGTAAGTTTTGGGTAATTTTCCTGCAGGTTTTTGGTAAGTTTTTCTTTCAACATGTTTAAAAGTCGCTTTAATTCTCAACCATAACTATTTTTCACAGAAACTTACATATAAAAGTGAGTAACTTGATTATTTACtgtcaataaatatataattatactcGTTAAACAATCCggaaaataataaatgcatacaGCAATTAATTATTCAAACGTAACAGCTTGATCTACATATAATAGTGAAAAGCTTACGTCATTAATTGTATCACTATTATCAATATCAATCACTATATTGCTATTTATATGTCAGTAAGTCAATGAAAAGGTGACCctttgtatataaacaaactactatatacaaaaaatcgcGTTTTTTCTCAACAACCGTTCACATATTGATATATTAACAGCACCTGCATAATTTGCGTTAATCTCACTGGCTAATCTAACGTCAACTATTTGTGTTCTAACTGATAATATAAGCTaatcagtattatttttaataatatattaatttacaatGGGTTAACCCAATATGGTATGCATGACTTGGCGATTATCAGACCAAAATAGTCGTATTTCAAATGCAAAGTTAACCCTTACGTGCAGACACGGGCTGAATGAAGTTATTTCGAGCTAAAAGCTTAGATAAGAGTTTGATTAGCTTTATCAGTtgtatttcagttttttctttttgctggaTGTTGGAATTATCGTTCTTAAAATCACCTAATCAATCAAGCGTTTGATTGTCTAATAAACTGTTAGCCGTAAATCCCTGTCAATGGTCGACGTCATTGGGAAATCTCTATcaagaaatcaaaaaaagaaCTAAAAATGCTGCGATAATAACAATTCAATGAAAAATGTGTGTTATAAATGATAAGATTTACGGCTAAAGCCATTCAAAGGAAGTATGTGGAATATAGTAGGCTTAATTTGATGGCGAGGTAAGTTATGTTTAAGAAATTCGAACTGCTTTTAATGAGAAGAACAAGCAAACCGAGTTAATACTTTCATGACTTTCGGCCAAATTGTCCCAATAGATCATGAAAGGTTGAATCATGCATTTCAGCATAAGAGCATATATTGTCTCGCCGTGAGAGCGGGGAGACTCTAATAGTATTTAAAACCAGCGGTAGTGTATTTATGAAAGCCCCATCTTCTATGGGAAGTTTTTGTGACTTCTATAGTagataatttaagaaaaaagacTAGTCTCGCATCGATTCAAACAAATCAGAGTTCAGTGGAATGTCTGTCTTTTTCTAAATCTTCCTTTCAACAACATAACTTCCAAGCAAAGAAACCCCTGATTATGAGTGACGACGATCAAgaactattatttttatattattagaaTTATGAAGTCCAGAGACCGGATGGAACTATAAACAAATCTTCAGACTGCGGAGAAAAACGATCATGGTTCAAGATTCATCTCAAGATTCTGAGCCTGTGATTAGCAAGAGAGAGCGAGATTCAAAAGAAGTtgtttcatttaaaacttttatttcttAGATTAAAATGTGTTCTACATGTAGTCTTAACTATAAATAACAGTTCACACTTAAAAATAAGCACATATTACAGCCCAATAATATAACTAtaaccataaaatatatataaaagtatgttCAGTCCTTGTTTAAATATTGTGCCGGCACAAAAAACTATTTCTTTACAACCTAAGAGGCACTTAGAGCCGCGCTTTGTCCTTCCACGTTATGTACGATACGTCTCAAAAGAAGAACACCTCGCTTTCATCCTCTTCGCATTTACTCAAACTACGTTCAAAAGTCTTCACACGTCTAAACCACTCGGGATCGGTAGCATTCACGGCCTCAGGACGTTCACCATCTTTAACCTTATACAAATACTCCGTGATACCTTGTCCCTTAATACCATTCACAGTGCATGCGACAAACTGATTGTAGATCTTGGCAGCCCAATCGGCACCCACAAAACGCACTGACGACTGTTGTTCCTCAATCTGCACGAAGTACTTTGCTTTCGCGGTCTGCACAATAAAGTTCTTGTGACGCGGCGGTGTACCCTTCTCGCCATAAGAGTAAAGTTCGAAATTGCAACTGGTTATCGGTTCATAAACACCCGCCGGCGTGCAGACGTAGCCAACTTTGAGGGATGAGAGAAAGAAGGAGGGCTGACTGAGATTGCCGATCATCATGCTGGTGCCGTCCGCAAGGAAGAGTGCAACATAAACATAACGATTGATATTGGACAGGCAACGTTCGGTGCCAAAACTGTGATCGCGAAAACCGCTCAATTGCAACTCGAAACTGCGTCCTGCCAACTGCACATCGCCCGTCAGGCGACCACTTTGCTCGTAGTGTATACGTTTTTCAACCATTTGTGGTACTTGTTTGAGCAGATTGTAGAATGCGTCATTCCATGCCTCGCGCGCCACCGAATCCGCAATGACAGAGGAGCTCAGATCACGATTATAATAGAAAAATGGCGCTTGCGTAGTGAACTGCAAGTTCATTTGTACAGGCAGACACTTGCCGGCAGCAGCAGCGGGACGCAGCTCACCTTCATAGCGCACACGCCATTCACGCATAGACGTCTCGGGATAAACATGAAAACCGCAACCTTTGAACTCATTATTCTCAGTGGAGCCATCCGTTGTGAAATGCAGCATGTCAGGCAGCTTTGGCGTGCAATACAAACCCAACTCGGGTAGATAAAGATAAATGCAAGCTTTCAACACGCCACGTCG
This genomic interval carries:
- the LOC105208553 gene encoding uncharacterized protein LOC105208553 yields the protein MYLIATVFGGIAALLLFLALIIVVLRLKSQLIFGIYPSKGLFYQLKYVIALLLVRRLRHRVYHTKDELNSPAFLAQIDRPQALSDNPQSYDVVSFMGANERGEKVFMTLERRRRGVLKACIYLYLPELGLYCTPKLPDMLHFTTDGSTENNEFKGCGFHVYPETSMREWRVRYEGELRPAAAAGKCLPVQMNLQFTTQAPFFYYNRDLSSSVIADSVAREAWNDAFYNLLKQVPQMVEKRIHYEQSGRLTGDVQLAGRSFELQLSGFRDHSFGTERCLSNINRYVYVALFLADGTSMMIGNLSQPSFFLSSLKVGYVCTPAGVYEPITSCNFELYSYGEKGTPPRHKNFIVQTAKAKYFVQIEEQQSSVRFVGADWAAKIYNQFVACTVNGIKGQGITEYLYKVKDGERPEAVNATDPEWFRRVKTFERSLSKCEEDESEVFFF